TACCATACTGGTGCTAACGCCTATATTTTCAACGATGAAAGATTTCCCACGGTTTTTCCGGAAGAACTGATGCCCGATATATTCCCTTACGAAACCTAAACCGCCGACACCGAAAAGATAGTGCATGTCGGCCAAATGCTTTATGAAAGTAGCTATAAAGCCGGTAAGTTTACGTCCCATTACCTCGGCGACGCAGTACCTTTCACCTATCGAGACCATATTCCCGTGGAGGTTGAGTTTGAGCGCTTTCTTGGGCTTACCGGTAATATCGGCGGCTATGTTATGAGCCGCACACTCGCCGGACTGCATCGCAGATTCGACCAGCGCAGGCATGACGAAATTTTTTTCATTCACGTAGAAGCTTACGTCCCCTATCGCGTATATACCTTTTTGACTGGTCTCAAGGTATTCATTGACCTTTATCCTACCCCGGCCACCGGTCTCCAGCCCCAGCTTTTCGGCGAATGAGTTCCCCCTCACACCACCGGTCCATATAAGGGTCTGGGTTTTTATTTTTTCACCGGTTTTGAGGGTAAAGCCGTCGGGTTCAACGCTGACAATGGGAGAATTCAGGATTATTTTCACGCCATGCTTTTCGAGATAAGAAGTCGCCTTTTTGATGAGCTCATCGGACAGGTTGGGAAGGATTTTGGGGAGCGCTTCCACCACCATCAGTGATACTTCACTGCGGTCTATGCCGTATTCCCTACAAAGGTCTTCAACCCACTCCACCAGCTCTCCCACCATCTCGATGCCGGTAAATCCACCGCCGCCGACCACGAAGGTGAGATATTCACGCCTTCTTTTCTCATCGACCTCGTATCTGGCCTTTTCGAACATCTCTATTACTCGCTGCTTAATCCTCAACGCATCTTCGTGCGACCAGAGCGTAAAGGCGTGTTCTTTCATACCCGGAATGCCGAAATACTCCGGTTCGCTGCCGCAGGCGAGTATAAGGTAGTCGAAGGTGTAGTCCGCCTTTCTGCCCCTCAGTGTTCTGGTCTTCAAATCGGCATCGTGGATTTCATCCACTACCAGCCTAACCCCGGTCCCCTCCAGAGCCTTCTCCAGCGAATATAGCACTCCTTCCGGTTTTACCCTGTTGCCGGCAACCAGGTGAAGCTCAGTCAGGTAAACCTGATAAGGGGATCTGTTTATGAGGTAGATCTCCACGTCGTCTCTCTTGGCCAGGAGCTTGTTCAGCTTTTGAGCTGCCGTCAGTCCTCCATATCCACCTCCCAGCACAAGGATTCGCTTTTTATCCGCCATTCAAATTCCCCCTTCTTACAAAAATTACTATAATAATTACAAAAAAAATGTTTTATTCAATTCTATAATACAACTTACCGTGTTTTTTGACAAGAGAAAATGATTACTAGTGCTATAAAAGTGTACAAAATGCTATATATTTGTCAACTTTTTTAGTTTTAGTAACAAATAGACTTTTTTTACTTGAGTCCAGTCGTAAATATTCCTTTTACAAACTGCTTCTGGAATATCAAGAAAACCAGTATAGTCGGCAGTGTCAGAAGCAATGTGCCCGCCATAACCTGGTTCCAGCACTGATAGCTATACAGAAGATCTTCCTCTTCATGATCTTCCCCTCTCCTTCATAATGATATTAATACCTTCTGACCGTAAAATTTCTAGCTTAATGCCACCCCCTATCCTGTGAACCGCAAAGTCAACGGTTTCACCTCCTATCAACATATCCCTTATCTCTATATGGTTTATATCCTCCGGCAATGCCGGATTTAACTCTATACACTTTTGTGCGGCGTCAATCCGCATTCCCAGCATCGCCTGGAGCAGAGCTATGGGGGTAGCCGCAGCCCAGGCCTGCGGTGAACACGCCACCGGGTACCTCACCGGACCGCCGTCCTCCCTGCTAAACCCGCAGAAAAGCTCCGGCAGCCTGCAGTACTCGAAGTACTCCGAAGCGGCTATCATCCCGCTTATTAACTTCTTAAGGTGATCCTTGAAGCCGTACCTGGCGAGTCCCAGAGCTATAAGGGAATTGTCGTGGGGCCATACCGAACCGTTGTGATAACTTGCGGGATTGTAGGCGGCTTCTCTGCAGCTCATGGTCCTTATTCCCCATCCGGAAAAAAGTTCGTCGCTCAAAAGCCTATCGGCCACGAGTACTGCTTTTTCGTATTCCAACATGCCGGACCACAGGCAGTGCCCGGGGTTTGAGGTTATGGAATCGACCTTCCTCTTTTCCCCATCCAGGGCCTCGGCGAAGTACTTTTTATCCTCCATCCAGAACGCCCGGTGAAATCTTTCCTTCAAATGAGCGGCTTTTCTTAATAATCCATTCGCCTTTTCTTTCTTCCCCAGCTCCCCGTAAATCCGTGCCATCCTCATAAGGGCGTCATAGGCATAACCCTGAATTTCCGCCAGTGCTATGGGAGGATCGGCGAGCCTTCCGTCGCTGAAGACCACCGAATCTTTCGAATCCTTCCATCCCTGATTGACAAGGCCCCCCTCTTTTTCCCTTATGTATTCGAGAAAGCTGTCTCCGTCCCTATCTCCGTATTGCTCCATCCACTTAAGCGCTTTTTCGGCGGCCGGAAAGAGCTCCATGAAGAATTTTTTATCCCCGGTCCAGTTGTAGTATTCCGAAAGCAGGATGAGGAACAGCGGTGTGGCGTCCAGGGTGCCGTAGTAAGGCCCGAAGGGCACCTCCTTAGTATTCACCAGCTCTCCCTGCCTGAGCTCGTGCATTATCTTGCCGGGCTCTTCGTCGCTCCATGGATCTAGCTTTTGCCCCTGGTATCTCGCCATGGTCCCCAGCGTACCCCGAGCAATTTCGGTATTGGCAAGCAGTGCCTGGATCCCTGTTATGATGCTGTCCCTACCGAAGGGCACCGCAAACCAGGGGATACCGGCCACGGCCATCGGCCCTTCTCCGAAATCGCTCAGCAGCATCCGCAGGTCTGCCAAGGATCTCTTGTAAAGGTTGTTGAACTGACTGCTGTCAGTGAAAACCTTTGTGCAGCGCTCGAACCACAAATCGTAGCTTTCGCGGATCGCTTTAAAATTTTTCTCGAAGTCGGATGATATAAAATCTTGTGAATCAATTTCGCCAGCGTGGACGCATACGCAAAGGTCAAAGCTCTCTTTGGGACCCAGCTCTACCGAAAAACCCAGCCTACCGTCTTTGAAAGAGGTTATATTCCGGCTGAACGTTATCACCGTTGACCTGAGGATGTTGTCAGAACCGGTATATCTTAAGATTATCTTTCTCGGCTCCACAACCGGGGCAAGTTTCTTGCCCGTGCCCTTTCTTCCGGCAAACCCCCTCACCTCAAACATGTGCTTGAAATCCGCATCAAGCTCGATCGTGAGATAAAGCTCTGAGGTCCTTAAACCGTAATTTGTAAGCCGAATTCTCTCGTTGAAAGTATTTTTATAGATGCAGGATTTCCTGGAGATGAGGACTTCGTTTTTTTCATCGGCAAGATAAACTTCTTTAAAATAATTTTTCTCTGCGCTGGCCGATAAAAACACCGGCCTTTTTCCGTTTATCTTAAGTTCGTACTTCGATAAGTAACGGGTATCCTGGTAAAACATGCCCAGTGTCGACTCTTCTATGTCTCCCGATTCGCAGGTTTCAACAAAAACTCCGTCTTCTTTTATAACTTTATGCAAAACTATCAACCTCGCTTATCTAGGTATTTTACTGCTCTGGCGTGCATCCTGTACGTAAGGCCCGGGTTGACTGACGGACGACGAGCCTGTGGGGTACTACCACGTGCCTGGGTTTTTCTCCCCTTATAATCGACAGCAGAAGTTCGGCGGCCTTATACCCTATCCTGTACTTCTCCTGCCTTATCGTGGTGAGGTTCGGAGTTATTATTGTGGCGAGCTCTATGTCGTCAAATCCCACTATCGAGATCTCTCCCGGTACCTTTTTTCCCATCTCCCCGGCAGCCTTGAGAGCTCCCACAGCCATCAGGTCTGAGGCGCAAAAGACAGCAGTGATCTGAGGAATCTCCCGAAGCAGTTCTTTAAAAGCCTCGGCTCCGCTCTGCTGGGTGTAATCCCCGTACGCCACATATCGTTCGTCATACGGGATTCCGTGGTGTTCCAGAGCTTTCCTGTATCCTTCCAGCCTTTCAATACTGACGGCGGCGTCTTTATGCCCGTTTATAAAGCCGATTTCACTATGCCCTATCTGCACCAGGTAATTTACCGCATCGAAAGCCCCCTTAACGTTATCTGAACTCACATACCCTACCCTTTCGGTGAGGATGGGTATGTCTATCAGTACCGTTGGAATATCAGTGCTTTTAATCTGTTCGATGTAAGGGTCGCTCAGTTTTAAGCCCTGCACTATGGTGCCGTCTACTTTTCGCTCCTTGCACAGCCTTTCGTAGGAAGTTTTTCCCTGGGATTCGGGGTCTACGGTGAAGAGTATGATATCGTAACCCGACTTATGAAGGGCCGCCTTGATACCCGACAGCACCTCCAGGAAAAAGGGGTGGTATACCCCCGGCTTTATTATTTCGGACACAACCAGACCTACCGTATTCGTCTTTTTCATCACCAGCCCCCTTGCAATAGAGTTGGGGGTGTAATTGAGTTCCTCCGCTATCTTCTTTATCTTTTGCCTGGTTGCTTCGCTCACATCCGAATACCCGTTGAGCGCCCTGGAAACGGTGGTGACTGACACGCCTGCCAGCAGTGCTATATCCTTAATAGTAGGCATTTTATCACTTCCAAAACGTTTTGGATTCAATTAAATTATATGATATTAAGCAAACACAGTCAATTGTAAATTATCAATCATTGCTGGGAGCCCGCTAATCCTTAAAAGATGAAAATCAAGAAAATAAAAAAAGCAAGATATGACCATAAATGGATATTGGTTTTTTGTATATACTAAAAAAAAATTGCTGCAGGGGGTATCGATTTTGAATTCAATTGATAGTAAAAGGAAACCCAACCGGCTGATTAACGAAAAATCGCCCTATCTGCTTCAGCACGCTTACAACCCCGTGGACTGGTACCCGTGGGGAACGGAGGCGTTTGAAAAGGCGAAAACTGAGAATAAGTTGATTTTCTTGAGCATAGGGTATTCGACCTGCCACTGGTGCCACGTCATGGAGAAGGAAAGCTTCGAAGATGAAGAAGTTGGGAATATACTTAACAGATACTACGTCTCCATCAAAGTAGACCGTGAAGAGCACCCCGACGTGGACAATTTTTACATGGAAGTGTGTCAGGCTCTTACCGGCAGCGGCGGTTGGCCTTTAACCATTATCATGACTCCTGATAAGCACCCGGTATTTGCGGCAACTTATCTACCAAAGGAGGACTCCTACGGCCGGCCGGGACTCAAAACTGTACTTTTTAAGATAAACGAACTGTGGCAAAAAGATAGGGAAAGGTTAATCACCACAGGTAGGGAAATAGTGTCATCGATTAAAAAACTGGAGCGCACCGGTCACGGAGAACTGGATCCCGGGGTGATCGATAAAGCCTTTGAAATACTGAAGGCCTCTTACGACAGGAAATACGGCGGATTCTTCGGGGCGCCCAAGTTTCCGATGCCCGGCACCCTGCTTTTCCTGCTCGGGTACTATCACTACAGGAAGGACCCCGAAGCCCTCGAAATGGTGGAAAATACCCTGAAAAACATGTACAAAGGCGGCATATACGACCATATAGGCTTCGGCCTGTGCCGGTATTCCACCGACAGGCGATGGCTGGTACCCCATTTCGAGAAAATGCTGTACGACAACGCACTGGTCTCTTTTGTCTGCGCCGAAGCCTACAAAATAGCCCGGGACGAGTTTTTCAAGACCTTTGCTCTGGAAATAATAGACTACGTCTTAAGGAATCTCAGAAACCCGGAGGGAGGGTTTTACACCGCTGAAGACGCCGACTCGGAAGGGGAAGAAGGCAGGTTCTACACCTGGACGCCGCAGGAGATAAGGCATGTATTGGGCGACCGCGCCGATGAGTTCATGGAAAGTTACAATATAACCGAAAGGGGAAATTTCGAAGGAAAAAACATCCCGAACCTTATAGGCAGGGATCTTTCCTGTAAAATGGACGAGGATACCAGAAAAAAGCTCTTTGAATACAGGGAACAAAGGGTAAAACCTTTCAGGGACGAAAAAATCCTGGTTTCGGGCAACAGCCTAATGATCGCCTCCCTATTCAGGGTATACGGGATTACGAAGAACGAAAACTACAGGAAAGAAGCCGAGGTCGCTTTGAATTTCATTCTGGAAAACGCCCGTGGGTCCGATG
The DNA window shown above is from Thermosediminibacter oceani DSM 16646 and carries:
- a CDS encoding FAD-dependent oxidoreductase, with the translated sequence MADKKRILVLGGGYGGLTAAQKLNKLLAKRDDVEIYLINRSPYQVYLTELHLVAGNRVKPEGVLYSLEKALEGTGVRLVVDEIHDADLKTRTLRGRKADYTFDYLILACGSEPEYFGIPGMKEHAFTLWSHEDALRIKQRVIEMFEKARYEVDEKRRREYLTFVVGGGGFTGIEMVGELVEWVEDLCREYGIDRSEVSLMVVEALPKILPNLSDELIKKATSYLEKHGVKIILNSPIVSVEPDGFTLKTGEKIKTQTLIWTGGVRGNSFAEKLGLETGGRGRIKVNEYLETSQKGIYAIGDVSFYVNEKNFVMPALVESAMQSGECAAHNIAADITGKPKKALKLNLHGNMVSIGERYCVAEVMGRKLTGFIATFIKHLADMHYLFGVGGLGFVREYIGHQFFRKNRGKSFIVENIGVSTSMVWLAILRIYLGYRWLVSGMEKVHAGWLAAGDKLVAGASTSPIGPNTPEWYANFVEKFIFPNALFFQTVITLSELAIGTCLILGLFTSLASLGSLFMLINFMISGSGDMWFFMVSLAVCFSGAGHSFGLDRWVIPWISRLVKRIVRGGGRKPALPGSIHNVVG
- a CDS encoding amylo-alpha-1,6-glucosidase, whose product is MHKVIKEDGVFVETCESGDIEESTLGMFYQDTRYLSKYELKINGKRPVFLSASAEKNYFKEVYLADEKNEVLISRKSCIYKNTFNERIRLTNYGLRTSELYLTIELDADFKHMFEVRGFAGRKGTGKKLAPVVEPRKIILRYTGSDNILRSTVITFSRNITSFKDGRLGFSVELGPKESFDLCVCVHAGEIDSQDFISSDFEKNFKAIRESYDLWFERCTKVFTDSSQFNNLYKRSLADLRMLLSDFGEGPMAVAGIPWFAVPFGRDSIITGIQALLANTEIARGTLGTMARYQGQKLDPWSDEEPGKIMHELRQGELVNTKEVPFGPYYGTLDATPLFLILLSEYYNWTGDKKFFMELFPAAEKALKWMEQYGDRDGDSFLEYIREKEGGLVNQGWKDSKDSVVFSDGRLADPPIALAEIQGYAYDALMRMARIYGELGKKEKANGLLRKAAHLKERFHRAFWMEDKKYFAEALDGEKRKVDSITSNPGHCLWSGMLEYEKAVLVADRLLSDELFSGWGIRTMSCREAAYNPASYHNGSVWPHDNSLIALGLARYGFKDHLKKLISGMIAASEYFEYCRLPELFCGFSREDGGPVRYPVACSPQAWAAATPIALLQAMLGMRIDAAQKCIELNPALPEDINHIEIRDMLIGGETVDFAVHRIGGGIKLEILRSEGINIIMKERGRS
- a CDS encoding LacI family DNA-binding transcriptional regulator; this encodes MPTIKDIALLAGVSVTTVSRALNGYSDVSEATRQKIKKIAEELNYTPNSIARGLVMKKTNTVGLVVSEIIKPGVYHPFFLEVLSGIKAALHKSGYDIILFTVDPESQGKTSYERLCKERKVDGTIVQGLKLSDPYIEQIKSTDIPTVLIDIPILTERVGYVSSDNVKGAFDAVNYLVQIGHSEIGFINGHKDAAVSIERLEGYRKALEHHGIPYDERYVAYGDYTQQSGAEAFKELLREIPQITAVFCASDLMAVGALKAAGEMGKKVPGEISIVGFDDIELATIITPNLTTIRQEKYRIGYKAAELLLSIIRGEKPRHVVVPHRLVVRQSTRALRTGCTPEQ
- a CDS encoding thioredoxin domain-containing protein, which translates into the protein MNSIDSKRKPNRLINEKSPYLLQHAYNPVDWYPWGTEAFEKAKTENKLIFLSIGYSTCHWCHVMEKESFEDEEVGNILNRYYVSIKVDREEHPDVDNFYMEVCQALTGSGGWPLTIIMTPDKHPVFAATYLPKEDSYGRPGLKTVLFKINELWQKDRERLITTGREIVSSIKKLERTGHGELDPGVIDKAFEILKASYDRKYGGFFGAPKFPMPGTLLFLLGYYHYRKDPEALEMVENTLKNMYKGGIYDHIGFGLCRYSTDRRWLVPHFEKMLYDNALVSFVCAEAYKIARDEFFKTFALEIIDYVLRNLRNPEGGFYTAEDADSEGEEGRFYTWTPQEIRHVLGDRADEFMESYNITERGNFEGKNIPNLIGRDLSCKMDEDTRKKLFEYREQRVKPFRDEKILVSGNSLMIASLFRVYGITKNENYRKEAEVALNFILENARGSDGRLHVGYREGIMKAKATFDDYSHLLWALLEAYEYTLETSYLKKAKSLADEMIDLFYDKEAGGFYLTGSDVDHLPARAKDAYDGAVPSGNSMAAFSLARLSRLLFDSGMEELARNQYRVFARTISENPVYHTFFLYSFIYAVTGGTEVIIAGERPEMFTNYLAENFFPYAVWAHADRLKEIVPAYENYGKIGGRTAAYVCKNGSCKSPVTTLEEFKEALDFDG